A portion of the Sphingorhabdus pulchriflava genome contains these proteins:
- a CDS encoding ammonium transporter, whose amino-acid sequence MRGSFKIAAFFGTLLLAAPGFTQDVVAEAVPDSGDTAWILTASALVLMMTLPGLALFYGGLVRTKNFLSVLIQCGAIAAITSLLWIVVGYSLAFSASEGTVIGNLQNVMFSNMFAMRDGQTIGELVFGLFQMTFAIITPALIVGAWVERARFGWVVAFSALWSLLVYVPVARWVWGNGFLANQGVIDFAGGIVVHTTAGISALVVALMLGKRIGFPRTLMLPHSPALTVAGAGLLWVGWFGFNGGSALAANDDGAATAIIVTHLAASVAALVWMLLEKIKVGKATAVGFATGAVAGLATITPASGSVGPLGAIILGVLAGLVCFYAVHLVKGKLQIDDSLDVFAVHGVGGIMGSILLAILVSPTFGGNGYAEGMAMGSQLWAQVKGVGIVAVYSAVVTVIVGYMVSMVIPMRVSEDQERDGLDISSHGERAWDLD is encoded by the coding sequence GTGCGCGGTTCGTTCAAGATTGCTGCATTTTTCGGCACATTGTTGTTGGCAGCCCCAGGTTTCACGCAGGACGTTGTTGCCGAGGCCGTCCCCGACAGCGGTGATACCGCCTGGATCCTCACCGCCTCTGCGCTTGTACTGATGATGACGCTCCCCGGCTTGGCGTTGTTCTATGGCGGCCTGGTGCGGACAAAAAACTTCCTCTCCGTCCTCATCCAATGCGGTGCTATTGCGGCAATCACATCTCTGCTCTGGATCGTCGTAGGCTACAGTCTGGCATTTTCTGCCTCTGAGGGCACAGTTATCGGCAATCTGCAAAACGTGATGTTCAGCAACATGTTTGCGATGCGCGACGGACAGACCATTGGCGAGCTCGTCTTCGGCCTCTTCCAGATGACCTTTGCGATAATCACGCCAGCACTAATTGTCGGAGCATGGGTCGAGCGCGCGCGTTTTGGCTGGGTCGTTGCTTTCAGCGCCTTGTGGAGCTTGCTGGTATACGTCCCAGTCGCGCGCTGGGTCTGGGGTAATGGATTTCTCGCCAATCAGGGCGTGATCGATTTTGCAGGGGGCATTGTGGTGCATACTACTGCCGGGATTTCGGCGTTGGTCGTTGCACTCATGCTGGGCAAGCGCATCGGGTTTCCACGCACCCTGATGCTGCCGCATAGCCCTGCGCTGACGGTCGCGGGTGCGGGCCTTCTGTGGGTGGGCTGGTTTGGTTTCAATGGCGGCTCGGCGCTGGCAGCTAACGATGATGGCGCAGCCACCGCGATCATTGTTACCCATCTGGCGGCTTCGGTCGCGGCTCTGGTCTGGATGTTGCTGGAGAAAATCAAGGTTGGCAAGGCAACTGCCGTGGGCTTTGCAACCGGTGCGGTTGCGGGTTTGGCAACGATCACCCCTGCATCAGGCTCAGTGGGCCCATTGGGCGCTATCATCCTTGGCGTGCTGGCAGGTCTGGTGTGTTTTTACGCGGTGCACCTCGTCAAAGGCAAATTGCAGATCGATGACTCGCTTGATGTCTTCGCGGTGCATGGAGTGGGCGGCATCATGGGCTCGATCTTGCTGGCAATCCTTGTCTCGCCTACATTTGGTGGCAATGGCTATGCAGAAGGAATGGCGATGGGCAGCCAGCTATGGGCGCAAGTGAAGGGCGTTGGCATTGTCGCGGTTTATTCTGCAGTGGTGACGGTGATCGTCGGCTATATGGTTTCAATGGTGATCCCGATGCGCGTCAGCGAAGATCAGGAGCGCGATGGGCTCGACATTTCGAGCCATGGCGAGCGGGCCTGGGATCTTGACTGA
- a CDS encoding extensin family protein: protein MVRSVSALLLALLVTACGGRSDREVVRRDNDVFSSQPTRQCLTTLKSANVRFTPLPNQSFSGGCQTIDTVKLMSFGTDTTNLGPMTCPLAANFTAWAKHAVAPAAKAYLGSEVVRIETMGTYNCRNINGGRSGRLSQHAFGNAVDVSAFILKDGRRISVLSGWNGKPDERAFLRRLHQSACKRFGTVLGPDYNAAHANHLHFDMGKSMKDGSAYCR from the coding sequence ATGGTACGCAGCGTATCCGCCTTGCTCCTCGCCCTACTGGTCACCGCTTGCGGCGGGCGTTCGGATCGCGAGGTGGTGCGCCGCGATAATGATGTGTTCAGCAGCCAGCCGACGCGGCAGTGCCTGACAACATTGAAATCGGCAAATGTCCGTTTCACGCCCCTGCCCAATCAGAGCTTTTCGGGCGGATGTCAGACAATCGATACTGTGAAACTGATGTCATTTGGCACCGACACAACCAATCTCGGCCCGATGACCTGCCCGCTCGCGGCCAACTTTACCGCATGGGCCAAACACGCCGTTGCGCCCGCAGCCAAAGCCTATCTGGGCAGCGAAGTCGTCCGCATCGAAACCATGGGCACCTATAATTGCCGCAACATCAATGGCGGGCGCAGCGGGCGGTTATCGCAGCATGCCTTCGGCAACGCCGTAGATGTCTCCGCTTTTATCCTCAAAGATGGGCGTCGCATTTCGGTATTGAGTGGCTGGAATGGCAAGCCCGATGAACGCGCCTTTCTGCGCCGCCTGCACCAGTCGGCCTGCAAGCGTTTCGGCACCGTTTTGGGTCCGGATTACAACGCCGCGCATGCCAATCATCTCCATTTCGACATGGGGAAATCGATGAAGGATGGCAGCGCCTATTGTCGCTGA
- a CDS encoding c-type cytochrome translates to MRKFVLIAPALFALAACGGAEQSETPAVDAVTTTETNEAAPAATAEISGEKSFAKCAACHKVEKGAPNGVGPNLHGIVGKAIASVEGFAYSTAMKTKGGNWDEATLDAYLENPRKVVPGTKMAFAGINDAEERKALIAWLKEQK, encoded by the coding sequence ATGCGCAAATTTGTGTTGATTGCCCCGGCGCTGTTCGCGCTGGCAGCTTGCGGTGGCGCCGAGCAGAGTGAAACGCCCGCAGTGGATGCAGTGACCACTACCGAAACCAACGAAGCAGCCCCCGCTGCGACGGCGGAAATTTCGGGCGAGAAAAGCTTCGCCAAATGTGCAGCATGCCACAAAGTAGAAAAGGGCGCGCCCAACGGCGTTGGCCCCAACCTGCATGGCATCGTTGGCAAGGCCATCGCTTCGGTTGAAGGCTTCGCTTATTCAACCGCGATGAAGACCAAGGGTGGTAACTGGGACGAGGCGACACTTGACGCCTATCTCGAAAATCCGCGCAAGGTTGTTCCAGGCACCAAGATGGCCTTTGCGGGCATCAATGATGCCGAAGAACGCAAGGCGCTGATCGCCTGGCTCAAAGAGCAGAAGTAA
- a CDS encoding SH3 domain-containing protein, producing the protein MQNIVKFMIAVALVAAGGSAIAQSTKKTPYWASIDEPEARTRTGPSTEFPVKWVYKRQYLPVKVVSVHEVWRKVEDPDGDQGWMHVRLLSPERSAIVTAPGISVLREQPAATARISWRVEKGVVGRIDDCQKGWCRLDIAGRVGYIETDRIWGEEVP; encoded by the coding sequence ATGCAAAATATCGTAAAATTCATGATTGCCGTCGCATTGGTTGCCGCAGGGGGCAGCGCCATTGCGCAGTCAACCAAAAAGACGCCTTATTGGGCGTCGATTGACGAGCCCGAAGCGCGGACGCGTACCGGACCGAGCACCGAGTTTCCCGTGAAGTGGGTGTATAAAAGGCAATATCTGCCTGTGAAGGTCGTTTCAGTACATGAAGTCTGGCGCAAGGTTGAAGACCCTGACGGCGATCAGGGCTGGATGCATGTCCGATTGTTGAGCCCCGAACGCTCCGCCATCGTCACTGCTCCGGGCATATCCGTTCTGCGTGAACAACCGGCGGCGACGGCGCGCATTTCGTGGCGCGTTGAAAAAGGCGTCGTAGGTCGGATCGACGATTGTCAAAAGGGCTGGTGCCGCCTCGATATTGCCGGAAGGGTTGGCTATATCGAAACCGACCGTATCTGGGGCGAAGAAGTCCCTTGA
- a CDS encoding TIGR00730 family Rossman fold protein, with translation MTQKDLKDRRFYKAKQEAKFAKDLTPQTLQTQSKSYKLAFQDNEFLLREELRPVRFQLELLKPEMLLDEAKVASTLVVYGSARIPSPDKADALLAAATDDRSRTIAERLKANSHYYDEARKLGQLASSCGIKDEHGNRHFVVCSGGGPSIMEAANRGARDVGADTIGLNIVLPHEQAPNEYVTPDLSFQFHYFALRKMHFLLRARAVAVFPGGFGTFDEFFELLTLVQTGKIEPMPILLFGKAFWERVINFEELMLEGVISPKDLDLFQFVETAEDAWREISIFYELEACD, from the coding sequence ATGACACAAAAAGACTTGAAAGACCGTCGCTTCTACAAAGCGAAACAAGAAGCCAAATTTGCCAAGGACCTGACTCCCCAGACCCTTCAAACACAGAGCAAATCCTATAAACTCGCATTTCAGGACAATGAATTCCTTCTCCGCGAGGAATTGCGCCCGGTGCGCTTCCAGCTCGAACTGCTCAAACCCGAAATGCTGCTCGACGAAGCCAAGGTCGCCTCTACGCTTGTTGTTTATGGTTCGGCGCGCATCCCTTCGCCCGACAAAGCCGACGCGCTGTTGGCTGCCGCAACCGATGATCGCAGCCGGACAATTGCCGAGCGGCTGAAGGCCAATTCGCATTATTATGACGAGGCTCGCAAACTGGGCCAGCTGGCAAGCAGCTGCGGTATCAAGGACGAACATGGCAATCGCCATTTTGTCGTCTGCTCCGGCGGTGGTCCGTCGATCATGGAAGCGGCCAATCGCGGCGCTCGGGATGTGGGGGCTGATACGATCGGCCTCAATATCGTGCTGCCCCACGAACAGGCGCCGAACGAATATGTTACCCCGGACCTGAGTTTTCAGTTCCACTATTTCGCGCTGCGCAAGATGCACTTCCTCCTCCGCGCCCGCGCGGTTGCAGTGTTTCCCGGCGGCTTCGGGACCTTCGATGAATTTTTCGAACTGCTGACACTCGTTCAGACCGGCAAGATCGAACCGATGCCGATCCTACTGTTCGGCAAGGCATTCTGGGAGCGTGTAATCAACTTTGAGGAACTGATGCTTGAAGGCGTTATCAGCCCCAAGGACCTCGATCTGTTTCAGTTTGTCGAAACCGCAGAAGACGCCTGGCGCGAAATATCGATCTTCTACGAGCTTGAGGCTTGTGATTGA
- a CDS encoding 2-hydroxyacid dehydrogenase encodes MTQFQRIERPRVAITRKLLPQIEARMAELFDCRFNPDDHEMSADEIAELMQHADILVPTVTDRIDADLIARAPASLKMFANFGAGVNHIDLAAAKAKGILITNTPGVFTEDTADLTMALILNVPRRLGEGHRMMRSGDWKGWTPTGMLGHRIGGKTLGIIGFGRIGEAVALRARAFGLNILYNKRHRLPASIEDELGVTFEPDLDRLVAKSDIITLHCPLTTETDKLMSRERIGLMKRDGYLINSSRGELVDEDALIEALTRGRIAGAGLDVYNHEPAIDPRFLSIPNVVLLPHLGSATFEGREASGEKVIANIRIFSDGHRPPDQVLEGWA; translated from the coding sequence ATGACCCAGTTTCAACGCATCGAACGCCCGCGCGTCGCTATAACCCGCAAGCTTTTGCCTCAGATCGAGGCGCGCATGGCGGAACTGTTCGATTGCCGCTTCAATCCTGACGATCATGAAATGTCGGCAGATGAAATTGCGGAACTCATGCAGCATGCGGATATATTGGTTCCGACGGTCACCGACCGCATTGACGCAGACCTGATAGCCCGGGCGCCAGCTTCACTCAAAATGTTCGCAAATTTTGGCGCGGGCGTAAACCATATCGATCTAGCGGCAGCCAAAGCCAAAGGCATCCTCATCACCAACACCCCCGGCGTGTTCACCGAAGATACCGCTGATCTGACTATGGCACTGATTCTCAATGTCCCGCGCCGGTTGGGCGAAGGTCACCGGATGATGCGCTCAGGCGATTGGAAAGGCTGGACGCCGACCGGCATGCTCGGCCACCGCATTGGCGGCAAGACGCTCGGCATTATCGGCTTTGGTCGGATCGGTGAAGCGGTTGCGCTGCGCGCGCGCGCTTTTGGGTTGAACATTCTCTATAACAAGCGCCACCGCCTACCTGCCAGTATCGAGGACGAGTTGGGCGTAACCTTCGAGCCTGACCTCGACCGGTTGGTGGCGAAGAGTGACATCATCACCCTGCACTGCCCGCTGACCACCGAAACCGACAAGCTGATGAGCCGCGAGCGGATCGGGCTGATGAAACGCGATGGCTATCTGATCAACAGCTCGCGCGGCGAACTCGTGGATGAAGATGCCCTGATCGAGGCGCTGACACGCGGACGGATCGCAGGTGCGGGGCTTGATGTGTATAATCATGAACCGGCCATCGACCCGCGCTTCCTCTCCATTCCCAATGTCGTCCTGTTGCCACACCTCGGCAGCGCAACATTTGAAGGCCGCGAGGCATCGGGTGAAAAGGTTATCGCCAATATCCGGATATTTTCCGACGGCCATCGCCCGCCCGATCAGGTGCTTGAAGGTTGGGCGTAA
- a CDS encoding prephenate dehydratase codes for MESFPKSALARVEEMTKVAAANPARAVSFQGAPGANSHLAALEIDPECLPVPCFSFEDAIDAVKEGRAARAVIPIENSLHGRVADIHFLLPESGLSIIGEHFMRIRHCLMAKHADAKLTTAMSHPQALGQCRHYLRAKGITPIAYADTAAAAAFVADSDDEGAAAVAPPIAAGIYGLEMIQEGIEDDDRNTTRFVVLSREPVAPNEDDGSLMTTFIFEVKNIPAALYKAMGGFATNGVNMTKLESYQNGASFAATEFFADIEGAPGNPAVDRALEELAFHCNKVRLLGTYKQERKRG; via the coding sequence ATGGAGAGCTTCCCAAAGAGCGCCCTCGCCCGTGTCGAGGAAATGACCAAGGTCGCAGCTGCAAACCCCGCACGTGCGGTTTCCTTTCAGGGTGCGCCAGGGGCGAACTCGCATCTGGCTGCGCTTGAAATCGACCCGGAGTGCCTTCCAGTCCCCTGCTTTTCGTTCGAGGACGCGATTGATGCGGTGAAAGAAGGCAGAGCGGCGCGGGCAGTGATTCCGATCGAAAATTCGCTGCATGGGCGTGTGGCGGATATACATTTCCTGCTGCCTGAAAGCGGATTGTCGATAATCGGCGAGCATTTCATGCGTATCCGCCATTGTTTGATGGCAAAGCATGCAGATGCCAAACTGACGACCGCAATGAGCCACCCCCAAGCCCTTGGCCAATGCCGCCATTATCTGCGCGCCAAGGGCATTACGCCAATCGCCTATGCCGACACCGCCGCTGCGGCAGCTTTTGTGGCAGATAGCGACGACGAGGGCGCCGCTGCCGTCGCCCCACCGATCGCTGCTGGCATATATGGGCTGGAGATGATTCAGGAAGGTATTGAGGATGATGACCGCAATACCACACGGTTCGTCGTGCTTTCCCGCGAGCCTGTGGCTCCAAATGAAGACGATGGCTCCCTGATGACGACCTTTATCTTCGAGGTGAAGAACATCCCAGCCGCACTCTATAAGGCAATGGGCGGTTTTGCGACAAATGGCGTTAACATGACCAAGCTCGAAAGCTATCAGAACGGTGCGAGCTTCGCGGCAACCGAATTCTTCGCCGATATCGAGGGAGCACCGGGCAACCCTGCGGTCGACCGCGCGCTCGAAGAATTGGCTTTCCACTGCAACAAGGTACGCCTGCTGGGCACCTACAAGCAGGAACGCAAACGGGGTTAG
- a CDS encoding lipocalin family protein has product MKKRQTFVIAAAILALAGCSTFEAGPVGNRAVPEPAKAVEVDRYLGRWYELARYEAGFQKDCEGVTADYSLTEPGQIKVVNSCLKGSLQGKSERATGKAKVVDGSQNAKLRVSFFGPFYGDYWVLDHAEDYSWSIVGEPSGRYLWLLHRQSNPGSATLSRMKARAAELGYDVGLLRVTQQPAS; this is encoded by the coding sequence ATGAAAAAGCGCCAAACATTTGTCATCGCCGCAGCCATATTGGCTTTGGCCGGCTGTTCAACTTTCGAGGCAGGCCCGGTCGGCAATCGCGCCGTTCCAGAACCAGCGAAGGCCGTCGAGGTCGATCGCTATCTTGGGCGCTGGTATGAGCTTGCCCGCTATGAAGCGGGATTCCAGAAGGATTGTGAAGGCGTCACCGCCGATTACAGTCTGACGGAACCCGGGCAGATCAAAGTCGTGAACAGCTGTCTCAAAGGATCTCTTCAGGGCAAAAGCGAGCGGGCGACTGGCAAGGCGAAGGTCGTCGATGGCAGCCAGAATGCCAAATTGCGCGTTTCCTTCTTCGGGCCATTTTATGGTGATTATTGGGTGCTCGACCATGCCGAGGACTATAGCTGGTCCATCGTCGGCGAGCCGAGTGGACGCTATCTGTGGTTGCTGCATCGACAGTCTAATCCCGGTTCGGCGACGCTTTCTCGCATGAAAGCGCGCGCCGCCGAATTGGGATATGATGTCGGGTTACTCAGGGTTACGCAGCAACCCGCGAGTTAA
- a CDS encoding acyl-CoA desaturase — protein sequence MPRTTTGLYPSDRKWELEGKGQPHPGVLVGGPAARAKQIEYSILAVLQVGGAMAAIWWMFTQPSGWVEWSAFISGYLIINYGLSCGFHRYFTHRSFETSTWMRYLIGICGQMACQGSVKKWAADHRRHHAFSDEVGDIHSPHLDGHGRKMGPVKGLLIGHLGWLWDNAHTDMRLYGKGLVGDPVVEFCHKTRWLWVAFSLVILPAGWALAFGGPQHVVGTILIGGFLRTFIFLNGVMGTNSLAHYFGYRRYHDVGKATNNWFISILTLGDGWHNNHHAQPRAASNHVSWWELDFNGWTIETLGKLGLVWNVQKRDKNRAAGHPDPHQLGGKPVMTFTEPAKVDEAVY from the coding sequence ATGCCACGGACTACAACCGGCCTATACCCAAGCGACCGGAAATGGGAGTTGGAGGGTAAGGGGCAACCGCATCCTGGCGTTCTCGTCGGTGGCCCTGCGGCGCGCGCCAAACAGATCGAATATAGCATACTTGCGGTGCTACAGGTCGGCGGCGCGATGGCAGCGATCTGGTGGATGTTTACGCAGCCCAGCGGCTGGGTCGAGTGGTCGGCCTTCATTTCCGGCTATCTGATTATCAACTATGGCCTATCCTGCGGCTTTCACCGCTATTTCACCCACCGTTCGTTCGAGACTTCGACATGGATGCGTTATCTGATTGGCATATGCGGGCAAATGGCCTGTCAGGGGTCGGTCAAGAAATGGGCGGCCGATCACCGCAGGCATCACGCCTTTTCCGATGAAGTGGGCGATATTCACAGTCCGCATCTCGATGGCCATGGCCGCAAAATGGGTCCGGTTAAAGGGTTGTTGATCGGCCATCTCGGCTGGCTGTGGGATAATGCGCACACCGATATGCGGCTTTATGGCAAGGGGCTGGTGGGTGATCCGGTTGTCGAATTCTGCCACAAGACACGTTGGCTGTGGGTGGCCTTTTCGCTTGTCATCCTGCCCGCTGGCTGGGCGCTCGCCTTTGGCGGGCCGCAGCATGTTGTGGGAACGATTCTCATCGGCGGGTTCCTGCGCACCTTCATTTTTCTGAACGGCGTGATGGGTACCAACAGTTTGGCGCATTATTTCGGTTATCGCCGTTATCATGATGTCGGAAAAGCGACCAATAACTGGTTCATTTCCATACTGACTTTGGGCGACGGCTGGCACAATAACCATCATGCCCAACCGCGCGCGGCGAGCAACCATGTCAGCTGGTGGGAGCTGGATTTCAACGGCTGGACGATTGAAACTTTGGGCAAGCTAGGTCTGGTCTGGAATGTGCAAAAGCGCGACAAAAACCGTGCTGCAGGCCATCCGGATCCACATCAACTGGGTGGCAAGCCGGTCATGACATTCACCGAACCAGCAAAGGTTGACGAAGCGGTTTACTAA
- the polA gene encoding DNA polymerase I gives MSDHKHLYLVDGSAYIFRAYYSLPPLTNPAGVPVGAVAGYSNMLWKLASDLHAADGPTHMAVVLDKAGTSFRNEIYDQYKANRPPAPEDLRPQFPLIRDATLAFSLPMIEEENVEADDMIASYTKAARAQGWDVSIISSDKDLMQLVGDGVDMFDTMKDKRIGRDEVIEKFGVGPELVGDVLALMGDSSDNVPGVPGIGPKTATKLITEYGNLEAVLAAAPDMKPSKMRDNLIEHAELARLSKVLVTLKEDCPLPIPLEDMALGPIPEEPLRPFLEEHGFRSLLNRIGKTSDTASANKAIAGQPKAERKGDGGTQAVEAGKAATPAPMPPIDASTYECVTSLERLDHWISEATKAGVVGFDTETDSLEAVTARLVGFSLATAPGKACYVPLGHGGTDMFAEKPDQIPLDTAIARLKPLLEDESVLKVGQNLKYDMSVLRQHGLNIRPFDDTMVMSFALDAGRQGHGMDELSELYLGHKPISYKSLTGTGKSQIGFAEVPLAEATKYAAEDADVTLRLWHHLKLRLSPEKVTRVYELVDRPLVPVLSQMECAGIKVDRTVLARLSTEFAAQMEILEKEIHGLAGQPFTIGSPQQLGAILFDRLGHKGGKKGKSGQYSTDVTVLEDLAGQGVEIARKVLDWRQLAKLKSTYTDSLQEQINAKTGRVHTSYSLVGAQTGRLASTDPNLQNIPIRTEIGRQIRDAFVAEPGNVILSADYSQIELRLAAHMADVGPLREAFEQGEDIHARTAQELFGEVNRDTRGRAKTINFSILYGISRWGLAKRLESTSEEAQQLIDAYFKRFPGISAYIQETLASVKETGFTTTLFGRKCWFPRISSQSQAERQGSERAAINAPIQGTSADIIKRAMVRMGPALIEAGLPNVKMLLQVHDELVFELPESDVAAASKVIEVVMAGAAEPLVKLSVPLGVEIGTGPSWGAAH, from the coding sequence ATGTCAGACCATAAGCATCTCTACCTCGTTGACGGTTCCGCCTATATTTTCCGCGCTTATTACAGTCTGCCGCCGCTGACCAATCCGGCAGGCGTTCCGGTGGGCGCGGTTGCGGGCTATTCGAATATGTTGTGGAAGCTCGCGAGCGACCTGCACGCGGCCGACGGGCCGACGCATATGGCGGTGGTACTTGATAAGGCAGGGACCAGCTTCCGCAACGAGATTTACGACCAGTATAAAGCCAACCGTCCGCCCGCGCCCGAAGATCTGCGCCCGCAATTCCCACTGATCCGCGACGCCACGCTCGCCTTTTCTTTGCCAATGATCGAAGAGGAGAATGTCGAGGCGGACGACATGATCGCCAGCTACACCAAGGCGGCGCGCGCACAGGGCTGGGATGTATCGATCATCTCGTCCGACAAGGATCTGATGCAGCTCGTCGGCGATGGTGTCGACATGTTCGACACGATGAAGGACAAGCGCATCGGGCGCGATGAAGTGATCGAGAAATTCGGCGTTGGTCCCGAACTGGTCGGCGATGTCCTAGCGCTGATGGGCGATAGTTCGGACAATGTTCCGGGCGTGCCCGGCATCGGCCCCAAGACCGCCACAAAGCTGATTACCGAATATGGCAATCTGGAGGCGGTTCTTGCCGCCGCGCCCGACATGAAGCCGTCGAAAATGCGCGATAATCTGATCGAACATGCAGAACTGGCGCGGTTGTCTAAGGTGCTCGTCACCTTGAAAGAAGACTGCCCGCTGCCGATTCCGCTGGAGGATATGGCCTTGGGGCCAATTCCAGAAGAGCCGTTGCGGCCCTTCCTGGAGGAGCATGGCTTTCGTTCATTGCTGAATCGCATTGGCAAGACCAGCGATACGGCCTCAGCCAACAAAGCGATTGCGGGACAACCCAAGGCAGAGCGCAAAGGCGATGGCGGGACTCAGGCTGTCGAGGCGGGCAAGGCAGCTACGCCGGCACCGATGCCGCCGATTGATGCTTCAACCTATGAATGCGTGACCTCGCTTGAGCGCCTCGATCACTGGATTTCAGAGGCGACCAAAGCCGGCGTGGTCGGCTTCGATACCGAGACCGATAGCCTTGAAGCGGTGACCGCACGGTTGGTGGGCTTCAGTCTCGCAACAGCACCGGGTAAGGCCTGTTATGTCCCGCTCGGCCATGGCGGAACCGATATGTTCGCCGAAAAGCCCGACCAAATCCCGCTCGATACGGCAATCGCTCGACTGAAGCCATTGCTGGAGGATGAAAGCGTCCTCAAGGTCGGGCAGAACCTCAAATATGACATGTCAGTTTTGCGCCAGCATGGTCTGAACATCCGTCCCTTTGACGATACGATGGTGATGAGCTTTGCGCTGGACGCGGGTCGTCAGGGGCATGGGATGGACGAACTGTCCGAGCTCTATCTGGGGCACAAACCGATCAGCTACAAATCGCTGACTGGCACCGGCAAGAGTCAGATAGGCTTTGCTGAAGTGCCGCTCGCCGAGGCTACCAAATATGCCGCCGAAGACGCCGACGTTACGCTGCGGTTATGGCATCATCTGAAGCTGCGGTTGAGCCCAGAAAAGGTGACGCGCGTCTACGAACTGGTCGACCGTCCACTGGTGCCGGTACTCAGCCAGATGGAATGCGCAGGTATAAAGGTTGATCGCACGGTGCTGGCCCGTCTGTCGACTGAGTTTGCGGCGCAGATGGAGATACTTGAAAAGGAAATCCATGGCCTTGCGGGCCAACCCTTCACCATCGGCAGTCCCCAGCAATTGGGCGCGATCCTGTTTGACAGGCTGGGTCACAAGGGTGGCAAAAAAGGCAAATCCGGCCAATATTCGACCGACGTCACCGTTTTGGAGGACTTGGCAGGGCAGGGCGTCGAAATCGCCCGCAAGGTGCTTGATTGGCGACAATTGGCGAAACTGAAATCGACCTATACCGACAGTTTGCAGGAACAGATCAACGCGAAAACAGGCCGCGTCCATACCAGCTATAGTCTGGTCGGTGCGCAAACAGGGCGTTTGGCCTCGACCGATCCGAACCTGCAGAATATCCCGATCCGCACCGAAATCGGGCGGCAGATCCGCGATGCTTTTGTAGCTGAACCCGGTAATGTCATCTTGTCGGCTGACTATAGCCAGATCGAACTGCGCCTCGCCGCCCATATGGCCGATGTGGGGCCGCTGCGCGAAGCGTTCGAACAAGGCGAAGACATCCATGCCCGCACCGCGCAGGAACTGTTCGGAGAAGTGAACCGCGACACGCGCGGGCGCGCCAAGACGATCAATTTCTCGATCCTCTATGGCATTTCGCGCTGGGGACTGGCGAAGCGGCTTGAGTCGACCTCGGAAGAGGCGCAGCAACTGATCGATGCCTATTTCAAGCGATTCCCCGGCATCAGCGCCTACATTCAGGAAACGCTGGCTAGTGTGAAAGAGACCGGTTTCACGACGACGCTATTCGGGCGCAAATGCTGGTTCCCGCGCATCAGCTCGCAAAGCCAGGCCGAGCGGCAAGGCAGCGAGCGCGCCGCTATCAATGCGCCGATTCAGGGCACCAGCGCCGATATCATCAAGCGCGCGATGGTGCGCATGGGGCCGGCCTTGATCGAAGCTGGTCTGCCCAATGTCAAAATGCTGTTGCAGGTGCATGATGAACTGGTGTTCGAACTGCCTGAAAGCGATGTGGCTGCTGCGAGCAAGGTGATCGAAGTGGTAATGGCGGGTGCCGCCGAACCGCTCGTCAAACTCTCGGTCCCTCTTGGCGTCGAGATCGGTACCGGTCCAAGTTGGGGCGCGGCCCACTGA
- a CDS encoding c-type cytochrome — protein MVDRNNTIAGWVLAAGIVALGSSILFGKVIHGEVPGEGKQGYVIQGVESGGGGAAAAVPLATLLASADIAKGEAIFKKCTACHTINQGGANGVGPNLYAAMGKAHGHVPGFAYSDALKSVPGNWDWEGMDKWLANPKKYAPGTKMSFAGLGNPEERAALLLYLNAQGSNLPLPAAPAAEAAPAEGAAQAEGGEAAAAAPADAAKEAAAAPAK, from the coding sequence ATGGTCGATCGCAATAACACCATCGCTGGCTGGGTTTTGGCTGCGGGCATTGTCGCACTCGGTTCGTCGATCCTTTTCGGAAAAGTGATCCACGGTGAAGTGCCGGGTGAAGGCAAGCAAGGCTATGTCATCCAGGGTGTTGAAAGCGGAGGTGGCGGTGCCGCTGCGGCCGTTCCGCTCGCCACATTGCTGGCCAGCGCCGACATCGCCAAGGGCGAAGCCATTTTCAAGAAATGCACAGCGTGCCACACGATCAACCAAGGCGGTGCCAATGGCGTTGGTCCTAACCTTTATGCCGCCATGGGCAAAGCGCATGGACACGTACCCGGCTTTGCTTACTCGGATGCGTTAAAGAGTGTTCCGGGTAACTGGGATTGGGAAGGCATGGATAAATGGCTGGCTAACCCGAAAAAATATGCGCCAGGCACCAAGATGAGCTTTGCCGGTCTTGGCAATCCTGAAGAGCGTGCTGCTTTATTGCTTTATCTCAACGCGCAGGGCTCGAATCTGCCGCTACCCGCGGCTCCTGCTGCTGAAGCCGCGCCTGCCGAAGGCGCTGCACAGGCAGAAGGTGGAGAAGCGGCTGCTGCCGCACCGGCTGATGCCGCCAAGGAGGCCGCAGCCGCTCCAGCCAAGTAA